The genomic stretch TTTTACCAAGTGTTATTGAAGTGGTAAATACCTGGAGTTGCCTGAAATTTTTGATTAAATTACCCCTTTTAAAACCATGTTAGTGGGTTTTTATGACCGTTAGTGATTCACTACACTGATAAAATTTGTATTGTTAATGTAACGTATCTGAGACATTAAGTTCTTAAAATCTCAGTTCTCAATGTTCTCAATGTTCTTAATGTCTCAGATAAGTCACATAAACAATGCTAATTTTTATCAGTATAGTGAATAATTAGCGGCAATTTAATCATATAAGGTTTATATGATAACATAATATAGTTTATAATTAcaatataatttgttttatatatttcctgCCTACACACTCTTTATGGAACCTcacaatttcttcttttttctcttgatttattataattttttttatatataaatatatatttatttaagaaaaacTCCTCCATTTACTTTGTATTTGTGGTCATTTTTTAATTCTAGAAAACAGCATGGCAGACACATGTGTGTTGCTGGATATTCTTGATGACTTGACAATAGATGACCTAACTCGATTCCAGTGGCATCTAAAGAATGGAGTGCAAGGTTTTCCCCGGATGAGAACGGCTGAGCTTAAAAATGCTAAGACCCATGAGACAGTGGACATAATGGTGATGTATTTAGGCAAAAGAAAAGCTGTGGACATCACACTTGCCGTCCTGAAGATGATGAATCAAAACCAGCTGGCTCAGGAACTGAGGACCAAATTCCCAGATGGTAATACAGCTGATGATATATTCACTTCACTGTTCAAACCAATGAATATGtttcaagtaaataaataaaagagcactaatccaccacccaaatcatacctgctctgcggTGACCTTGTGTGGGAGTCCTGactgttgaagaacagggttaaaAGGGGGTCAGACAAAGTATGCATAGCAACACAACATTTtgattatagaactacaaagagctttgaagctgataaaatggacagtgagtgtaaaaaaaatatggtGATAATGTTTTAGTGGGTCTAGGTCTTTAGTGGTTTTTACTGATCCGTTTATCCTGAGATGTTTATTTCTGCAAAATTTCAGTAACAGATAAAAAGTGACAGTGACAAGAAACAAAGTGATCACAACTATTTTTAAGTGGATATCACAAGTAATTTGTAGTAACGCCCTCCTAAGTCAGCAGtagcaaattatttatttttgtcttactTTCTAACAGGCATCCAAAGGGGAAATTTTGTGGAAAAGAAAGACATAAAAAGATTTTTTCTGGAAAAACTTGAAAATCTGTTTGACCGGACCTCTCTACAAGACGATCCTTTGCTTTTAAAACACATCTACACTGAGGTCTATGTGACTGAAGGCTGCACAGGAGGTGTGAACACAGAGGAGGCATCTTATCTCAAATCGAAAGCAACCCCAGTCAAACTAAGTGTTGTTTTCAGTGTGCCATCTCAACCAAAAACCAGAGGTGTGAAGGTTCTAACAGTGGGAATAGCGGGAGTAGGAAAAACAGCTTCACTAAATAAGTTTATCCTGGACTGGGCTAAGGAGAAATCCAACAATGACTTGGATTTCATTCTGTTGCTTCCTTTTCAGGAGCTGAATGTAATCAAAGATGAAATCTACAGCCTTTTAGAACTTCTGGAATACTTCCATCAAGAACTCTGTGGTGAAGACgcactggagtttttaaatggtAATAGCAGGATACTTATTATACTTGATGGATTGGATGAAAGTAAAATTCGACTAGATTTTAATCAAAGGAAAGTTTGTAAGGTAACAGAGAGGACCACTCTGAATAACCTACTAACAAATCTCATCAAAGGAGAactgcttccctctgctcttATTTGGATAACGTCCCGACCAGCAGCAGTTCATCAGATTCCTCATCAGTACTTGCATCACATTACAGAAATACATGGTTTTAATGACCTTCAGAAGGAAGAGTACTTCAAGAAGAGAATCTGTGATGAGGACCAGGCCAGCAGAATCATTTCACACATCAGGTCAACACCGAGTCTTCACGTCATGTGTCAAACACCCATCTTCTGTAAAATCCTGACCTCTGTGTTTGAAAGTATGCAGGGTTGTGCTGGTGTGGAAAATGATTTAACAACTCTGACGGAAATATACCTACATTTCTTGATATTTCAAATGAAGCAGAACAGTGAAAAATACAGCACAAATGCAAATGATGATGTTGTCGTTCCAGCACCCAAGAGAAACCCACGTGTGACTATACTTAAGCTTGGAGAGTTAGCCTTTCTTCAGTTACAAAAGAGGCAACTCATATTCTATGAACAAGACTTGGAAAAATGTGGCCTTGGCATTAAGGAAACTCTGGACTCTGGGGTTTGTACGAAGATTTTCAAGCGGGATGAGACAATGTTCAGCTTTGTTCATTTCAGTTTCCAAGAGTTTCTTGCAGCTGTATTTGTGTACCTCAGTTTCAGGAAAGGGTACAATCCACTTCTTCAGTCTCTGCTGGAGAAGATCAAGTGGAAAGCTAGACACAATCTAAACGATGCTCTTAAGAATGCAGTTAAAATAGCTATAGAAGATGAAAATGGACGCTTGGATCTTTTTGTCCGCTTCCTTCTTGGTCTCTCAGTGCTGGCCAATCAAAGTCTCATGAAGGAACTACAGCCAAACCTGGAAGATAGTGAAGAGGATCTTCAAGACACTGTAGATTACATTAAGAGAAATGTCAAGAAGACAACTGTTGAAATCAAGAAGACAACTGTTGAAAAGAGCATCAATCTGTTCTACTGCTTGACTGAAATGAAAGACAACTCCCTGACAAGCGAAATTAAGAACTACCTGGACTCTGGCAGTCTCAGAGCACAAGATCTGACTTCTATACAGTGGATAGCCGTGGCATTTGTGTTGGTGATGTCAAAAGAAACTCAAGAGGAGTTTGATCTGAAGAAGTACAAGCCATCAGATGAAGGACTGAGGCTGCTGTTTCCTGTtgtgaaaaatacaaaatcagCACTGCACGTATCATTCTCATTAATCTCTTAAAATACTATATCCCTTTGTGCTTGTAAAAGATGATATATTAAATGGCATATTACTCCTTATCAAGGTTAGATTACTGTAACCTCAGTGAGGACAGCTGTAAAGCTCTGGCATCGGGTTTCAGCTCAACTATGAAAGTGTTGGACCTGGGGTACAACAACCTGAGGGACTCAGGAGTGGAGCAGCTCTGTTCcggactgaagagttcaaactgtaaactggagacactcaggtcagtgtatgtgagtgacacagtttttgtaaaattatgtaGTGCACCTATATGGTATGGTAAGTGGGTATAAGACACACAGCCACGTAGAATAAGCCCCCAAATCTCACTTGCTGGTTTCCACAATTCCagattataaacacactaatttCTATCACTTTATTTGCACAATTTTCCAGCTCTTCTTGTTTCCATCAATCTCCACAGACTCCCTGGCTGCTTACTGGCAGAAAAAGGCTGTTCTTACCTGGCTGATGTCCTGGCTTCAGGTTTCATTTCAACACTAAAAGAGCTGGACCTGGGTAACAATGACCTAAAGGATTCAGGAGTTGAACAGCTTTGTtctggactgaagagttcacattGTAAACTGGAGATACTCATGTTAGTATTTCTTTACTGTTCCACAGGACACAAAAAGGATGCCCACAGTGttgcaataaaaaaagaaaaatatttaaaaagtctgtgtgtgtcagtctgtGTCTCTCAGTTACTGTGACTGTGTTACACAGGTATTTGTGCATCATGGTAGAGTCAAGGATGTCTGCTGTCTCCATTGTTGTTTGCACTGTTCACAGAACAACTCGCAGATGCTGTGTGATAGAATGATTAAATAATCTTTATCCCACCAGCTTTTCACCTCTCATTTTTCCTTTCCTCTCAATAGATTATCAGGGTGtttggttacagaaaatggctGTGCCTTTCTCGCTTCAGCTTTGAGCGTAAATCCCTCGTATTTGAAAGTATTGGATCTGACatacaatcacccaggagacTCAGGAGTGAGGCTGCTTTCTGCTAGATGCGAGGATCCACAAAGTCTGGACACGAAGTATGTAAAAATCTgcctgtcatttttaatattatgaaaTGGTTACTATAAAATGaagacagtcacacagctccagggacctggaggatgtgggttcgattcccgctccgggtgactgtctgtgaggagttgatgtgttctccccgtgtccgcatgggtttcctccgggtgctccggtttcctcccacagtccaaaaacacacattggtaggtggattggcgactcataagtgtccgtagctgtgaatgtgtgtgtgttgccctgtgaaggactggcaccccctccagggtgtattcctgccttgcgcccaatgattccaggtaggctctggacccactgcgatcctgaattggataagcgtttacagataatgaatgaatgacatgaaacaaattttaaaaatatttttacacccAAAAATTAGGAAATTGTCGCAACTTGTCTTCTGTTCTTCTAAGAAGGATATACACTACACCTTGAACCATtttcatctttctctctgttgtgtgtgtgtgtgtgtgtgtgtgtgtgtgtgcatgtgttttagGGTGGAATATGCTGGAGAGAACAGAATTAAACCAGGCCTAATGAAATGTAAGTGTCACGAGGGGTACGAGGTACAAGGAGGCGGAGGTAAACGCAGAGATATTTATTGACACAATGTACAAGAACCCTGAAGAGCAGAACAAGAGAACACAAGAAAAGAATAATATAAACTACTGTACTGATGACAGAACACTAAACatactgtttaaaatgtaaaaacactaAACCAAAAGATAAGGACaaaacaataaactaaagctaAACAGAAAGAATACGACACTTAGGATTCAAACAAGGAACTAGCAAGACAACTACTAATCATACTAATAATCATTAACAAACCAAGAAcatagaaaatatatgtttaccTATACCTAGAAATATATGTCAGAACAGTGAAAGATAGGAACAAGAAACACTAGGAAATTACCAAAAACTTCGCATGGCAGACAAAGACAGGGACGAGGAAccagaaatataaactattaGGGAACATGGAACACCTGTGGAAGACTCACACACAAGACAGTGGTGTGACTACTTAAACATGAGGAAAACAAGCACAtgtagaacaaaaacaaaacacaaaatagaGACAAGTGATCCAGACTAAAACCAAAAGGGAACAGATCACAGGAAGGAAAGAAACACCAAACCTGACAGTAAGTTCACCTAGTGTATTGTTACACATTTTAAGCAAGACTAACAACTACTTAATAAAGTGTACTATTGTATATTAATGTATATCTACAGTACAGATATTAGTCCTGGAGCCCAGGAACTCATCACTGTTCTTCCTTCCTCTGCACTGAACATaaagatcagccataacattaaagccagattcttattttttcttctcacactgttacactgaccatacaggagcactttgatGTTCTACACATatagactgtagttcatctgtttctctgcatactgtATTAGCCCCTTTTTACCCTGTTCCTTAATGGTCAGGAgccccagaggaccaccacggATCAGGCAGGATTAGGGTGATAGACCATTCTTGgctctgcagtgacagtgatgtgatggtggtgtgttagcgtgtgttgcactgatagGAATGGATCTgacacagtgctgctggagtatttAAACATTGCacctgtgtatttatgtgttcCTCTGCTTTGTTTCTTCTCATGTGCAGATGCATGTAAGATCACTctggacacaaacacagcacacacacacctacgccTGTCCGAAGGGGACAGAAAGGTGGAGTATGTGAAGGAGCCACAGCCCTCTCCTGAGTGTACAGAGAGATTTGAGGATTATCCGCAGGTTCTTTCCTGTGAGACTCTGAGTGGACGCTGCTACTGGGAAGTGGAATGGAGTGACGATGAGGTTGAAATAGCAGTGGCGTATAAGAGTATACTTAAGTTCGGAAGCAGTAGTGAGGGTAGATTtggaaataataaaatgtcCTGGAGTCTAACCTACTCTAACAACACCTTCTCTGCATGGCACAATACTAAAAGGAATAAAATCCCTGGCACTTACATCAATGTCAAGAGAGCAGGATTATATCTGGACTGTCCAGCTGGTTCTCTGTCTTTCTACAGTATATTTtcggacacacagacacttactCATTTACATACTTTCTACAATGCCTTCACAGAGCCCCTTTTTGCAGGGCTTACTGTGGCTGAAGACAGCTGGGTgcgtttgtgtatgtgtgaagtAGAATAAACCTAATGCCTGAGAACAAACACTGCTAACTGTCGGCAGTAGAGTTGTGTACAAACGTTTTAGTCAAATGTCTGTGCCACGTATAATattcattataattaatattaataaaaactcGAATAATGCTTTTACTTCATTTTATTGCTGAAGGATTGTCTCAGACACGGCCAGCTTTAAATTGTTTTGAACCTCTCCCACAATCTcaaatctctctcacacaactccagggtccttgggtgtactctCCCcatgtctacatgggtttcctcaaggtgcTCTGAATTCCTCCCAAAGATCAAAAACAGATGTTGGCCGGGTGATTGGCTGGATgcaattatccacaggtgtgagcgtgcgATGCCTTGCGATGGACTGGCGTGccatccagagtgtgttcctgcctgtaaacagaataaaacagcCCTTTTCTACATGTTTAGATCAAATCTGCCCTTGGATTTGTTAACAAGGATAAACATGTCACTGCTTTTCTCATTCAGTATCCATGTGAAATTTGGACTGAACATGTGATAATTGGAA from Hoplias malabaricus isolate fHopMal1 chromosome 2, fHopMal1.hap1, whole genome shotgun sequence encodes the following:
- the LOC136680038 gene encoding NACHT, LRR and PYD domains-containing protein 3-like, translated to MADTCVLLDILDDLTIDDLTRFQWHLKNGVQGFPRMRTAELKNAKTHETVDIMVMYLGKRKAVDITLAVLKMMNQNQLAQELRTKFPDGIQRGNFVEKKDIKRFFLEKLENLFDRTSLQDDPLLLKHIYTEVYVTEGCTGGVNTEEASYLKSKATPVKLSVVFSVPSQPKTRGVKVLTVGIAGVGKTASLNKFILDWAKEKSNNDLDFILLLPFQELNVIKDEIYSLLELLEYFHQELCGEDALEFLNGNSRILIILDGLDESKIRLDFNQRKVCKVTERTTLNNLLTNLIKGELLPSALIWITSRPAAVHQIPHQYLHHITEIHGFNDLQKEEYFKKRICDEDQASRIISHIRSTPSLHVMCQTPIFCKILTSVFESMQGCAGVENDLTTLTEIYLHFLIFQMKQNSEKYSTNANDDVVVPAPKRNPRVTILKLGELAFLQLQKRQLIFYEQDLEKCGLGIKETLDSGVCTKIFKRDETMFSFVHFSFQEFLAAVFVYLSFRKGYNPLLQSLLEKIKWKARHNLNDALKNAVKIAIEDENGRLDLFVRFLLGLSVLANQSLMKELQPNLEDSEEDLQDTVDYIKRNVKKTTVEIKKTTVEKSINLFYCLTEMKDNSLTSEIKNYLDSGSLRAQDLTSIQWIAVAFVLVMSKETQEEFDLKKYKPSDEGLRLLFPVVKNTKSALLDYCNLSEDSCKALASGFSSTMKVLDLGYNNLRDSGVEQLCSGLKSSNCKLETLRLPGCLLAEKGCSYLADVLASGFISTLKELDLGNNDLKDSGVEQLCSGLKSSHCKLEILILSGCLVTENGCAFLASALSVNPSYLKVLDLTYNHPGDSGVRLLSARCEDPQSLDTKVEYAGENRIKPGLMKYACKITLDTNTAHTHLRLSEGDRKVEYVKEPQPSPECTERFEDYPQVLSCETLSGRCYWEVEWSDDEVEIAVAYKSILKFGSSSEGRFGNNKMSWSLTYSNNTFSAWHNTKRNKIPGTYINVKRAGLYLDCPAGSLSFYSIFSDTQTLTHLHTFYNAFTEPLFAGLTVAEDSWVRLCMCEVE